TCGAGCAGGATGCCGACGGCGTCACCGTCACGGTGCGCGACCGTCTCTCCGGCGAGGACTTTCAGGTCCGCGCCAAATACCTCATCGGCGCCGATGGCGGCCGCTCCAAGGTCGCCGAGGATATCGGCCTGCCGATGCAGGGCAGGATGGGCGTCGCCGGCTCGATGAACATCGTGTTCGAGGCCGACCTCTCGCGCTATGTCGCGCATCGGCCGAGCGTGCTCTACTGGGTGCTGCACCCCGGCGCCCATATCGGCGGCATCGGCATGGGGCTCGTGCGCATGGTGCGGCCCTGGCACGAATGGCTGATCGTCTGGGGCTACGACATCGGCGGGCCGCCGCCCGAGATGACGGACGAGCTCGCCGTCGAGGTGGCGCGCAACCTGATCGGCGACCAGACCATCCCGATCCGGATCAAGTCGCACAGCCTGTGGACGGTGAACCACATGTTCGCGCTGTCCAACACCAGCGGCCGGGTGTTCTGCATGGGCGATGCGGTGCACCGCCATCCCCCGTCCAACGGCCTCGGCTCCAACACCTCGATCCAGGACGCCTACAACCTCGCCTGGAAGCTCGCCCATGTCCTGAAGGGCAAGGCCGATCCCTCGCTGCTGCAGAGCTACGACGCCGAGCGGTCGCCGATCGCGCGCCAGATCGTCGAGCGCGCCAACAAGTCGATCGAGGAATTCGGCCCGATCTTCGAGAGCCTCGGCCTCCTGTCGACCACCGACCCCGAGCAGATGCAGCGCAACATGGCGGCCCGCAAGGCGGCGACGCCCGAGGCGGCGGAGCAGCGCGAGACGCTGCGCAAGGCAATCGCCTTCAAGTCCTACGAGTTCAACTGCCACGGCGTCGAGATGAACCAGCGCTACGCCTCCGCCGCCGTGGTGAGCGACGGCACCCCGGAACCCGCCTGGACGCGCGACCGCGAGCTCTACTACCAGGCCACGACCTGGCCCGGCGCCCGTCTGCCGCATCTCTGGCTGGAGCGGGACGGCAGGCGGATCTCGACCCTCGACGTCGTCGGCCAGGGCCGCTTCACCGTGCTCACCGGCATCGGCGGTGAAGCCTGGGTCGAAGCGGCGCGCGACATCGCCCGGCAGCACGACCTCGACATCGCCGCCTATGTCATCGGGCCCGACCGCGACCTGATCGACCTCTTCGGCGACTGGGCTGACATGCGCGAGACGAAGGAGACGGGCTGCGTGCTGGTGCGGCCTGACCAGCATGTCGCCTTCCGCGTCCCGGAGGTCACCGCGAATGCGAAGGAGGCACTGGAGGGAGCGCTGCTGCGGATCCTCGGGCGCGCTCCGGCCGTGCAGCGCACCGCCGCCGAATGAGGGCGCTGCTGCACCGGAGCGTTCGGCCACGCAGCCTCGGTCACATCGGCAGGCCGGTATAGTTCTCCGCCAGCACCAGCTGAGCGGCGGGCGAGCCGGCGAGATAGTCGAACTCGGCGCGCTGGATCCGGCGGCCGAACGTGTCCGTCCCCGGGAAGACGTGCAGAAGCGCGGTCATCCACCAGGAGAAGCGCTCGGCCTTCCAGACGCGCTGCAGCACGCGGTCGGAATAGGTGTCGAGGCCCGCCGACGACCGTTCCGCATAGTGTTCAGCGAGGGCCTGCGCCAGGCAGCCGACGTCGGATGCGGCGAGGTTGAGGCCCTTGGCGCCCGTGGGCGGGACGATATGGGCCGCATCGCCGGCCAGGAACAGCCGGCCGAAGCGCAAGGGCTCGGCGACGAAGCTCCTCAGCGGCGCGATCGACTTCTCGATCGCCGGGCCGGTCTGGACCGCTGCCGCCGTCTCGGGATCGAGGCGCCGGCGCAGCTCGTCCCAGAAGCGCTGGTCCGGCCAGGCGGCGACCTCCTCCTCGGCCCCGACCTGGACATAGTAGCGGCTGCGTTGATGCGAGCGCATCGAGCAGAGCGCAAAGCCGCGCTCGTGATGGGCATAGACGAGTTCTGCGGCCGCCGGCGGCCGCTCGACCAGCACGCCGAGCCAGCCGAAGGGATAGGTCCGCTCGAAGCTGCGCAGCGCCCCAGCGGGCACGCTGGCGCGCGAGACGCCGTGATAACCGTCGCAGCCGGCGATGAAGTCGCAGTCGACGCAGTGCTCGACGCCATCCCGGACGAAGCGGACACGCGGCCGCTCTCCGTCGAAATCGTGCAGCGACACCGCCTCCACGTCGTAGATCGACCGAGCGCCGGAGCTGGCCCGCGCCTCCATCAGGTCGCGCGTCACCTCGGTCTGGCCGTAGACCGTGACGCTGCGGCCGGTCAGGGCGCGGAAATCGATGCGCCGGCGGTCGCCGTCGAAGCAGAGCTCGATGCCCTCGTGCACCAGGCCCTCGGCGTGCAGGCGCGCGTCGACACCGGCGGCCGCGAGCAGGTCGACCGTGCCCTGCTCGAGCACGCCGGCGCGGATGCGCCCGAGCACATGCTCGCGGCTGCGCCGTTCGAGGATGATCGTGTCGACGCCGCGGCGCTCCAGCAGGCGCCCGAGCAGCAGGCCGGCCGGGCCTGCGCCGACGATGGCGACTTGCGTCCGCATCGATCCCCCTCCCCGGTCCGGCGCCGCCCCCACGCCCTCCGTGAAGAATGCGCCCGCTGCCGGCTTCGGCCAATGGACAGAGCCGACAAAGACTTGGACAATCGCAACATCCGGCGTGTGGAGACGGCCATGCGGGCGATCCCGACCTATGCTCTCTATGGCGAGCATGACGAGCATCTCGGCTCGGACTGGCTGCATTGCGAAACCATCCTGGCCCGCAGCCGCCTGCATGATTTCCGCATCAAGCCGCACCGCCACGAACGATTCTACCAGCTCCTCCATCTCCAGCATGGTGATGGCGAAACGGTGATCGACGGGCGCAGCGAACGGCTGGCGGCGCCCTGCCTGCTGCTCCTGCCCTCGCTCGTGGTGCACGGCTTTTCATTTTCGCACACAGTCGAAGGCCTGGTGGTGACGCTGTTCGAGCGCCACATGGCCGAGATCCTGCGCGCCTGCCCGGACGCGGCCCGCGGCCTCGATGCCCCGCGCCTCCTGCTGCTCGCCGACCATCCCGATGCAGCCCGCACCATCGCCGCCGGGCTTGCGGCGGTCTGGGCCGAGTTCCAGCAGCGCGATCCGCATCGGCTCGCCGCCATCGAGGCCCATCTCGCACTGGTGCTGATCGCGGCCTACCGGACCGCGGCCGGGCCGCACACCGCGCCATCCGAGAGAGGGGGCCGCGCCCTCGCCCACCTCGCCCGGTTCCGGCAGCTCGTCGACCGGGATTTTCGCCGCCGCCTGCCGATCGAAGCCTATGCCCGGCAGCTCGGCATCACGGTGACGCATCTCAACCGCCTGTGCCGAGACCATCTCGGCGATACCGCGCTCGGCATCGTCAATGCCCGCATCATGCTGGAGGCCAAGCGCTGCCTGACCTTCACCTCGCTCGAGGTCAAGGAGACGGCAGCATCGCTCGGCTTTGACGATCCGGCCTATTTCACCCGTTTCTTCCGCCGCGAAAGCGGCCTGTCGCCCGTGGCGTTCCGGGCCCGGCAAGTCTGATTGCGGCAAGTCTGATCACGGCCAGGCCGCGAAGGAGGTCGGCTCGCCGGCCGGATGCGCCGCAGCGGCCGCCTGACGGAAGGCGCCGGGCGACTGTCCGACCAGACGCTTGAAGAAGCGGCTGAAATAGCCGGGGTCGCGAAAGCCGAGGCCGTAGCCGACCTGCTCCACCGGCACTTGCGTCTGCTCCAGCCGAAGCTTGGCTTCGCTGACGAGGCGGTCATGCACCAGGCCCAGCGGCGTGCGGCCGGTGGTGCGCAGGCAGGCATCGTGCAGGTGCGCCCGCGTCACCCCGAGCATGCTGGCATAGTCGTCGATGCGCAGATTCTCCCGATAGTGCAATTCGGTGAGCTGGCGGAACCGCTGCGCCGTGGTGGCGGCGGTGCCGCGCAGGCCGGCGGTGGCGGTGCCGAGGCCGGACGCGCGCCAGAGATGCAGCAGCACCAGGCCGAGATGCAGCGCCATCATCGCCGAGGCCCCGGGCGGCTGATCGCGGGACTCCCGCACAAGGGCGGAAAAGGCAGTGCCGAGCTCGGCGAGATGCGGCGCGATCCGCTCTGCCGGAGCAATCACCACGCGTTCGAGCATCAGGCGCAGATGCGCCGCCAGCGTGCTGTCGCCGACCGTCCGCCAGACGAAATCCTCGGCCACCGCCAGGGTGACACCGTCGCTGCCGGCCAGGAGCTGGAACGCGCCGACGGCCGGGCGCGGCAGCCAGAGCAGCACCGGCGCGACGAGATCGATCGTCGTGCCGTCGTCTCCGGTGAACGAGGCGCGACCGTGCCCGACGAAGAAGGCGTGGCAGCGTGCCCGCCCGTCGAGGCCCGCCGTCGACCAGGTCCGATGCGCGAACGCCGTCTCCATCCGCGCCGCGATCACCGCCGAGCCGGTCGGATGGGAGATGGGCTGAACGCGCCGATACGCGGGGACGTGATGGACGGGAACGTCGGGAGCAGACGGCTGCATGGTGGGCCCGATCGTGAGGAACCGACGAGAAGCTGCCGCCTTGTCGAGAAAAATGCAACAGATCTCCAGAATAGTGCATTCCCGGCGACCGCAGTCTGGCGCTTACTCCTGTCCAGCCCGGCCGCAGAGCCGGGACCTGTGGATCAGGAGACGCAAATCCGGGAGAGGCGGACCGGGCGAGACCGGCCTCGAAGATCCCATTCGACATGTTGACGACCGGTGCCCGCCGGTGGCGGGGCCGACGGGACGTCCGATCGTTCGATGCTCCGGGCGCGCTGTCCGGAGCATGCCAGCTCGGCATGCGCGGGAGAGGAATCCATGCTCGACGTGCCTCTCCTCGTGCGGGACAGGGACCTGCCGGCCTCGGACGGGCTGGTGTTCGAGCGCATCAATCCGATCACCGGCAACGTCGCCAGCCGGGCCGCGGCCGCGACCTTCGCCGACGCCGCCGATGCCGTCGCCGCCGCAGCCGCGGCGTTCCCGGCCTGGTCGGAGACCGGCCCCGGCGAGCGGCGCGCGCGCCTCAACCGCGCCGCCGACGGGCTCTGCTCGCGCCTCGGCGATTTCGTCGCCGCGATGGCGGACGAAACCGGCGCGACCGCGGGCTGGGCCCGATTCAACGTCTCGCTCGCCGCCGACATGCTGCGCGAGGCCGCGGCGGCCGTGACGCAGATCGGCGGCGAGATCGTGCCGTCGGACCAGCCCGGCATGACCGCGATGGCCATCCGCCAGCCGGTCGGCGTCGTGCTCGGCATCGCGCCCTGGAACGCGCCGGTCATCCTCGGCGTGCGCGCCATCGCCATGCCGCTCGCCTGCGGCAACACCGTCGTGCTCAAGGCCTCCGAGCTCTGTCCCCGCACCCACAGGCTGATCGGGGACGTGATGCGCGAGGCGGGCCTCGGCGCCGGCGTGGTCAATGTGCTGAGCAATGCGCCGGCGGATGCGGCCGGGATCGTCGAGGCGCTGATCGCCCATCCGGCCGTCCGGCGGGTCAACTTCACCGGATCGACCCGCGTCGGGCGCCTTGTCGGCGAAGCTGCGGCGCGCCATCTCAAGCCTGCCCTGCTGGAGCTCGGCGGCAAGGCCCCGTTCCTCGTGCTCGAGGACGCGGACCTCGACGAGGCAGTCAGGGCCGCCGCCTTCGGCGCCTTCATGAACCAGGGCCAGATCTGCATGTCGACCGAGCGGATCGTGGTCGACGACACCGTCGCCGACGCCTTCGCCGAGAAGCTCGCCCGGAAGGCCGCCACCCTGGTCGCCGGCGATCCGCGCAAGGCCAACACGCCGCTCGGCTCGATCGTCGGCTTCGAAGCCGTCGAGCGCATCGACGGCCTGGTCAAGGACGCGGTCGCCAAGGGAGCCCGCATCCTCACCGGCGGCCATGCCAACGGCACGCTGATGGATGCGACCGTGCTCGATCACGTCACCTCAGCCATGCGCATCTATGCGGAGGAATCCTTCGGCCCGGTGGTGGCGATCGTCCGGGTACGCGGCGTGGAGGAGGCGATCCGTGTCGCCAACGACACCGAATACGGCCTCGCCTCGGCCGTGTTCGGCCGCGATCTCAACCGCGCCATGCAGGTGGCCCGGCGGATCGAGGCGGGGATCTGCCACATCAACGGGCCGACCGTGCACGACGAGGCGCAGATGCCGTTCGGCGGCGTCAAGGCCTCCGGCTATGGCCGCTTCGGCGGCAAGGCCGCCATCCACGAATTCACCGAGCTGCGCTGGATCACCATTTCCAGCCAGCCCCGGCACTACCCGATCTGAGCGGCGGTTCGCCGCTCGGGACTGAACCTGGGAGGGAACAACAATGAACAAGACGCCGGCACGACACCTGGGAGCGAACCTCTCCCGCCGCGACCTCATCGCCGCGGCCGGCCTCGGCGGGCTGGCTCTGGCGACCGGCGCCCGCAGCGCCTTTGCCGCCGGCGCGGACAACGTCCTCAAGGTCGGCTTCATCAGCCCCCGCACCGGCGCGCTCGCCGGCTTCGGGCAGACGGACGGCTATGTGCTGGAGGTCGTGCGCAAGGCGCTCGCCAAGGGCTTCGCCGTCGCCGGCAAGACCTTCGAGATCCAGATCCTCGACCAGGACACCCAGTCCGATCCCTCGCGCGCCAGCCAGCTCGCCAAGACGCTGATCAACAGCGACCAGGTCGACCTGATGCTGGCGGTGTCGACGCCGGAGACCATCAATCCCGTCGCCGATGCCTGCGAGGCCGCCGGCGTGCCCTGCCTCTCCACCGTCATGCCGTGGGAAGCCTGGTATTTCGGCCGCGGCGCCAAGCCGGGCCAACCCTCGCCGTTCAAGTGGACCTACCATTTCGGCTTCGGCGTCGATGAGTTCTACAAGACCTATGTCTCGCAATGGAGCCTGATCGAGACCAACAAGAAGGTCGGCGTGCTCTATCCCAACGATGCCGACGGCAACGCCATCCGGGCCCATCTCGCGCCGCTGCTCGCCAGCCAGGGCTTCAGCATCGTCGACCCCGGCCCCTATGAAGACGGCACCACCGACTATTCCGCCCAGATCGCCTTGTTCAAGAAGGAGAAATGCCAGATCTTCAACTCCTTCCCGATCCCGCCGGACTTTGCCGCCTTCTGGCGCCAGGCCGCGCAGCAGGGCTATGCCCGCCAGGTCAAGATCGCGCAGATCGCCAAGACCGGGCTGTTTCCCGACGGGGTCGAGGCGCTCGGCAATCTCGGCTTCAACCTCGCCAGCGCCGCCTATTGGCACAAGGCCTTCCCCTACAAGTCGCCGCTGACCGGCATTTCCGGAACGGAGCTGGCCGACGGCTATGAGGCGGCGAGTGGCAAGCAATGGACGCAGCAACTCGGCGCCAGCCTGTCCCTCTTCGATGCCGGCTTCGAGGCCCTGAAAGCGAGCGCAGATCCCCGGGACAAGGCCGCGGTCGCCAAGGCGATCGCCACGCTGAAGACGACGACGATGATCGGCAAGGTCGACTTCACGGCGGGTCCGGTCGCCAACGTCTCGCCCGGCCCGATCATCGGCACGCAATGGGTGAAGGCCCCTGCCGGCAGCAAGTTCAAGCTCGACTATGTCGTGACCGAGCACGCCACCGACCCCAACGTGCCGGTCGGGGCCAAGCTCGCGCCCTATAACGGCTGACGACCGTGCGCGACGCCAGCGCCCCGATCCTCGCGGCCGCCGGCATCCGCAAGCGCTTCGACGCGCTCGTGGTGCTGGACGACGTGAGCTTCGCCATGCGCGCCGATGAAGCCGTCGGCATCGTCGGCCCGAACGGCGCCGGCAAGACGACGCTGCTGAGCGTCCTGGTCGGCGCCCATGCACCGAGCACCGGGACCATCCGCTTCCGCGGCGAGGACGTCACGGCCCTGCCGGCCGCCGAGCGCTGCCGGCGCGGCATCGTGCGGACGCACCAGATCCCGCGGCCATTCATCGGCATGACCGTGTTCGAGAACGTCTTCGTCGCCGCCTCGAGCGGCGGCGCGTTCCAGCGCGACGAGGCGTATCAGCGCGCCATCGACGCCCTGTCGCTCTGCGGCATGCTGAAGATCGCCAACCGCCGGGCGGAGACCGTCGGCCTGCTCGACCGCAAGCGGCTCGAGCTTGCCCGGGCGCTCGCCACCGACCCGGCGGTGCTGCTGCTCGACGAGATCGGCGGCGGGCTCACCGATGCCGAAGCCGGCGAACTGGTCGGCACCATCCGCGAGCTCAAGCGGCGCGGCATCGCCATCGTCTGGATCGAGCATATCGTTCACGTGCTGCTCAAGGTCGCGGAGCGGCTGATCTGCATGGATGCCGGGCGCATCATCGCCGACGGCGATCCGGCCGCGGTCATGGCCGATCCCGCGGTCATCGCAGCCTATCTCGGCGGGAGCACGCCATGAGCCTCCTCGCCGTCGACGATCTCGACGTCCGCCACGGCCTGCTGCAGGCGGTCAAGGGCGTCGGCTTCGCCCTCGAGAAGGGCGAGACGCTCGCCCTGATCGGCGCCAACGGCGCCGGCAAGACGACGCTGCTGCGCGCCATCGCCGGTGCCCACCGCCCCGCCGGCGGCCGCGTCCTGCTCGACGGCGCCGACGTGACGGCCATGCCGGCCCACAGGCGCGCCGCCATGGGCATCGCCCTGGTGCCGGAGGGGCGCCGCCTGTTCGCCCAGATGACGGTCGAGGAGAACCTGCTGCTCGCCCGCTCGGCGGGACGCCGCGGCCGATGGACCGTCGAGGCGGTGATGGAGGCCTTTCCCAACCTCAGGGATCGCCGCAAGGCCCGTGCCGGCAGCCTCTCCGGCGGCGAGCAGCAGGCGACGGCGATCGGCCGGGCGCTGATGACCAATCCGGACGTGCTGCTGCTCGACGAGGTCTCGCTCGGCCTGTCGCCGCTCGCCGTCGACCGGGTCTACGCCTCGCTGCAGGGGCTGATCGCCTCCGGCACCACCATCATCCTGGTCGAGCAGGACCTGAAGCGGGCGCTCGCCGTCGCCGACCGCGTCATCTGCATGCTGGAGGGTTGGAGCGTGCTCGAAGCGCGGGCCAGGGATGTTACCCGCGAGCAGGTGACGGACGCCTATTTCGGCCTGCGCCGGGGAGCGGCGGCATGATGATTTGGCTGAACCAGATCGTCCAGGGCGTGCTGCTCGGCGGCTATTACGCGCTGATCGCCTGTGGCCTCTCCTTCATGTTCGGCGTCATGCGGGTCATCAACCTCGCCCATGGCAGCCTTGCGGTCCTCGCGGCCTACGTCCTCTGGCTGCTCGCCGACCGCTACGAAATCTCGCCCTTCCTCGGCCTCGGCCTGGTGCTGCCGGCGATGGCCGCGCTCGGCTGGGTGCTGCAGCGCGCCGTGCTGGAGCGCAGCGCGCGCGGCGGCCTGCTGGTACCGATCCTCTCGACCTTCGGGCTCGCCATCGTCATCGACAATCTCCTGTTCGAGCAGTTCGGGGCCGACACAAGGTCGCTGGCGCCCTATATCGACACGCTCTCCTATGACAGCTGGACCATCACCGACGACATCTATGTCGGCGAGCTCGCCGCGTTGATCTTCGCAACGGCCGTCGTCCTCCTCGGCGGGCTGCAGCTCTTCCTGTCGTTCACGCCGCTCGGACGCGCCATCCGCGCCACGGCCGAGGATCCGGACACGGTCGGGCTCGTCGGCATCGATGCCCGCACCGTCAATGCCGCCGCGACCGCGATCGCCATGGTCACGGTCGGCCTTGCCGGCGGCGCGCTCGCCATGCGCGCGACCTTCGATCCCTATGCCGGCGCGCCGCAGCTGATCTTCGCCTTCGAGGCCGCGGTCATCGGCGGAGCCGGCTCGCTCTGGGGCACGCTGCTGGGCGGCATCGTGCTCGGCGTCGCCCAGACCATCGGCGCCCAGATCAGCCCGCAGGGCTTTCTGATCGCCGGCCACGCCGTCTTCCTCGCCGTCCTGTTCGCGCGCCTGTGGCGAGGCCGGATCGCCGACTGGGTCCGCATTCGACGGGGACGCATCGCATGAGGACCGCCATCACCGTCGAGCGCTGGACTCCCCTGTCGATCGCTTCGGTCGCCCTTGCGGTCGCCGTGCTGATCGGCCTCGCCTTCGGGCCGCTCGTCCTCGGCGCCAATGCGGTCGACGAGCTCACCACGCTGTTCATCTACGTCATCCTCGCGGTGATGTGGAACGCGCTCGCCGGCTATGGCGGGCTCGTCTCCGTCGGGCAGCAGGCCTTTTTCGGCCTCGGCGCCTATGCGGCCGTGCGGCTCGCCGATTTCGGCGTCGGCGTCTACCCTGCCCTCGTCCTCGGCGCGCTGCTCGTCGGGCTGGTGTCGCTGCCGATCTCGGCCTTCATGTTGCGGCTGAAGGCCGGTGAATTCGCCATCGGCATGTGGGTGGTGGCCGAGCTCGCCCATCTCCTGGTCAATCTCGACAGCCTGGTCCAGGGCGAGACCGGAACGTCCCTGATCGCGCTCAACGCCTATGCGGCCGAGACGCGGCACGCGCTGACCTATTGGGTCGCCCTCGGCGCCATGACCGCCCTCCTCGGCACCGTCTTCGCACTGCTGCGCAGCCGCGTCGGCGCCGCCATCCAGGCGATCCGCGACAACGAGGAGGCGGCCGACGCCGTGGGCGTGCGGGTGCTCAGAACCAAACGGATCGTCTTCGTGCTCGCCGCCTTCGGCGCCGGCATGGCCGGGGCACTGTGGCTGGCGACCGCCATCTCGTTCCAGCCGAAGACCTATTTCAGCGTGCAATGGACGGCCTACATGATCTTCATGGTGCTGGTGGGCGGCCTCGGCACCTTCGAAGGGGCGATCCTCGGCGCCGTCATCTTCTTCGCCATCGAAGCCTGGTTCGGTTCGGCCGGCGTCTGGTACCTCGTCGGCCTCGGCGCCACCGCACTCGTCTTCGCACTGTTCCTGCCGCGCGGCCTCTGGGGGGTCCTGGAGAGCCGCACCGGCTGGCGGCTGCTGCCCGTCGGCTACCGCCTGCGGTTCTCCGACGGCGGCTCGCCCCTGCCGCACGGGCGGACAGCCTCGGTCCCGGTCCATGCCGGCGGCTCCACATCCCAGGGATAGGCAGGGCCGGCCCACCACCAACGAATGTTCGCCCGTGCGCCTCGGGCACGGCCTCGACGTCCACGACCTGAAAGGCAAAGCCATGCTCTTCGGCAAGACCATCCTCATCACCGGCGTCTCCTCCGGCATCGGCGCCCGAACCGCGGAGCTCGCCCTGCAGCTCGGCGCCGACGTCATCGGCGTCGACGTCCGCGCGCCGGCGGCGGCGCTTTCCGCCTTCATCGAGGCCGACCTCTCATCCCCGCTGGCGATCACGGATCTCGTCGCCCGCCTGCCGCAACGGTTCGACGCCCTGTGCAACGTCGCGGGCGTCTCGGGCACGCTCGGCGCGGCCAAGACGCTGGCCATCAATTTCTACGGCCTGCGGGCCCTGTCGGAAGCGGTGGCGCCGCGGCTGCGCGAAGGCGGCGCCGTGGTCAACGTCGCCTCCATCGCCGGCTTCGGCTGGCGCGCCAATCTGGAGCGAACCAAGGCTCTCGTCGGCGTCCAGGGCTTTCCGGACGTCGACGCCGTCGTCGCCGAGCTCGGGATCCCCAAGGAGCTCGGCTACCCCATCTCGAAGGAGGCGCTGCTGCTCTGGACGTTCCGGGCCGCGCACCAGCCGCTGTTCAAGGCGAGGACCATCCGCGTCAACGCCGTCAGCCCAGGCCCGGTCGAGACGCCGATCCTCAGGGAATTCCGTTCCGTCCTCGGCGACGCGCGCGTCGACAGCGACATCGCCCGGGTCGGAAGGGCCGGCACCGCGCCGGACATCGCCCCCGCCATCCTGTTCCTGTGCTCGGACGGCGCCCGCTGGATCAACGGCGCCAACCTGCCCGTCGATGGCGGGCTCGATGCCTCGGTCAACGCCGAGGTCCTCGGCTTCTGACCCGCAACCATTCCGCAATGCCGACAGCCGCCGGCCCGCGTCTCGCGGCGCCGGCCCATCCTGGAGACCGACATGACCTTCGACTTCATCATCGACGGCGCCGCCAGCGGGGCCGAGGGCGGCGCGACCTTCGAGCGCCTGGATCCGGTCACCGGCGCGGTGGCGACGCGGGCGGCGGCGGCAACCCTCGCCGACGTCGAGCGGGTGGTCGCTTCGGCGTCAAAGGCCTT
Above is a genomic segment from Labrys wisconsinensis containing:
- a CDS encoding branched-chain amino acid ABC transporter permease gives rise to the protein MGPHSTGTHRMRTAITVERWTPLSIASVALAVAVLIGLAFGPLVLGANAVDELTTLFIYVILAVMWNALAGYGGLVSVGQQAFFGLGAYAAVRLADFGVGVYPALVLGALLVGLVSLPISAFMLRLKAGEFAIGMWVVAELAHLLVNLDSLVQGETGTSLIALNAYAAETRHALTYWVALGAMTALLGTVFALLRSRVGAAIQAIRDNEEAADAVGVRVLRTKRIVFVLAAFGAGMAGALWLATAISFQPKTYFSVQWTAYMIFMVLVGGLGTFEGAILGAVIFFAIEAWFGSAGVWYLVGLGATALVFALFLPRGLWGVLESRTGWRLLPVGYRLRFSDGGSPLPHGRTASVPVHAGGSTSQG
- a CDS encoding coniferyl-alcohol dehydrogenase, whose protein sequence is MLFGKTILITGVSSGIGARTAELALQLGADVIGVDVRAPAAALSAFIEADLSSPLAITDLVARLPQRFDALCNVAGVSGTLGAAKTLAINFYGLRALSEAVAPRLREGGAVVNVASIAGFGWRANLERTKALVGVQGFPDVDAVVAELGIPKELGYPISKEALLLWTFRAAHQPLFKARTIRVNAVSPGPVETPILREFRSVLGDARVDSDIARVGRAGTAPDIAPAILFLCSDGARWINGANLPVDGGLDASVNAEVLGF